A window of Armatimonadia bacterium genomic DNA:
CCACATCTAGGAGATGGGGGGCGAAGAGGAGGGCGCCCAGGACGATGTCATGCAGGCGGTTCAGCCCGCGCCACAGCGTCTTGGCTCCCGGTTCGCCATCGCCCTTGCGAGCCAAA
This region includes:
- a CDS encoding IS4 family transposase, which translates into the protein MARKGDGEPGAKTLWRGLNRLHDIVLGALLFAPHLLDVGNV